One genomic window of Biomphalaria glabrata chromosome 9, xgBioGlab47.1, whole genome shotgun sequence includes the following:
- the LOC106068449 gene encoding negative elongation factor E-like codes for MHFPAALTEEEELLKQTLARLKKKKKQLQSLKAAAQSQEKETTLSKSANKSVPAPSLDSADKATEQAKKLVQSGAITVRSQKEKFGFKRSKNFEKKKDSDKPPGPVGFQPFMSFTGEEEEEKQPPVKKMKGLSESFVSAGYNNRGYEREHRDPPKKGQTLFVKGQGITKEIIQKSFSNFGNILNINMEPEKQTAFVTFEKVEQAEQAIVGMAGGLTNNIHLHVEMARRQPVYEPPVEGAPQSSWSSIAANTSQKGASCKDSREVVKYEEEDLF; via the exons atgcattttccgGCTGCTCTCACAGAGGAAGAAGAGCTATTAAAACAGACTTTAGCTCGGCTTAAGAAAAAG AAGAAACAACTTCAGTCCCTCAAAGCCGCAGCACAAAGCCAGGAGAAGGAGACAACATTGAGCAAGTCAGCTAATAAGTCAG TTCCTGCCCCTTCTTTGGATTCAGCCGACAAAGCAACTGAGCAAGCCAAGAAGCTAGTGCAGTCAGGG GCCATCACAGTCAGAAGCCAAAAAGAGAAGTTTGGTTTTAAACGATCTAAaaactttgaaaagaaaaag GACTCAGACAAACCTCCAGGTCCTGTTGGGTTCCAGCCTTTCATGTCCTTCACAGGGGAGGAGGAGGAAGAGAAACAGCCA CCAGTTAAAAAGATGAAAGGATTAAGTGAAAGTTTTGTTTCAGCTGGCTACAACAACA gagGTTATGAACGAGAACACAGAGACCCTCCTAAGAAAGGTCAAACACTTTTTGTCAAAGGTCAAGGGATCACGAAGGAAATTATTCAGAAAAGTTTTTCTAATTTCGGCAACATCTTAAACATTAATATGGAGCCAGAGAAACA AACTGCTTTTGTGACGTTTGAGAAAGTGGAACAAGCCGAGCAAGCCATTGTGGGG ATGGCTGGAGGTCTGACCAATAATATTCACTTACATGTCGAGATGGCTAGGCGGCAGCCTGTTTATGAACCCCCTGTGGAAGGCGCACCGCAGTCATCTTGGTCAAGCATAG CGGCCAACACATCACAGAAAGGAGCGTCCTGCAAGGACTCCAGAGAAGTCGTCAAGTACGAGGAGGAAGATTTATTCTAA